The stretch of DNA TCGCGCGCAAGAAGGAAGAGCGCGCACAGCAGGCGCGGGAGGCGAACATGCGTGCGGATCTGGGCGTGATTCGGGAATACCTGGACAACCTCCGGGAGTTGAGTCGCCGACATGCGAAATCGCTCGGACGGGAGAGGGGACCGAGTGCCCAGGACCGGGTGGGCATCGCGCACCTGACGCGCGTGGTGCGGGGCCTGCACACGCAGGTCGAGAAGTTGCGCGCGGCGGGGCATCCGATGGCGGCGATCACGCGGCTGAAGCTGCCGGTGGTGTGGGCGGGCGGGCTGCCGTTGCACAAGGGCCTGACGCTGAGCCTGCATGGGCAGCAGGGCATCGTGGTCGAGGCCTTGGAGGGCCGTGGGGAAATCACGGTGAAGGTCGGGACAGACACGGGAGCTTGGCAAGTGGCAAAGCTGCTTGACGCGAAGGACGTGCAGCCGACGGGGGCAGAGGACGCCTTCGGGGTGGAGGCTTTCGAGCGGCTGGCGCCGAGCCTGCGCGACGGGGTTCTGGCCGGGCTCTCGGATGGAGCGCAGGACGCGCTGCTCACGGGGGCGCTGGGCACGGTGCCGGTGGTAGCCGAGGTTCTGCCCGAGCCGGTGGTGACGCCGCTGGTGGCGGTGGTTGAGGTGGCCGCGCCAGTTATGGTGACTGCCCCGCTGGTGAGGTTGTCGTCCCGCTTCGGCTTGAGTGTGGCGGCCCAGCTGCCGCAGGAGGCCGAGCAGGTGTTCGCGATTCAGGGAGACCATCTGGAGCCGGGCACGGAAGGCGACATGCTCCTGGCGTTGGTGCTGCGACCGAATGGGGAGGTGCGGCAGGTAACGGTGGTGCTGCGGGATGAGGCGCGCTTGGCGCAGGCGCGGACGCTGATGTGCTCGGGGAGTACGCGCTTGCGCGAGCGGGTCATGCATCTGCTCAGCGCGGCTTGAGGGACGGGGGAGGGGAGACCTTCCCCCAGCCGTTCTGTCTGACGGTGGTGCGACTTCATTGGTCACCGGACCAGTCATCAAGCTGCTCAGCGCACGTGACGTGTTGAGATCTGGCCCCAGGCGTGCGCCGGGGCCATGGGCAGGCATGCTGAACTACCCCACCTCTAGAGCCCACCCCTTCCGTCCCGCCCTCACCAGCACCTTCACCGCCACCCTGGAGCCCACCGCCGCCACCATCGCCGATCACCAGCTCGGTACCCTCACCCCGACGCCCTCGGCCCACAGTGTCGAAGTCCGCGCCGGGCTGTACTTCACCCCCGCTTGGGACCCCGAGGAAGAAGCACGGGCGAGCGTGTGCTTTCAGGACCTCACCCCCGACGCCGCCCGGCACGAAGCCCAGATGCGCGTCCTCCAGGCTGCCCGGCGTCGCGCCCTCCACGGCGTGACCTGGCGCTTCGAACGCCTCACTGTCCGCATCGTCGATCACGACGGCACGTACCTCGCGATTGAGAGTTTGGCGGGCGTCGCCAGCGACCTGCACCCCGACCGCTACCAGGAGTTGCGCGAGGCCCTCGAAGAGGCCGCCCATGACGCCGCGCAGGACTGGGCGATCCTGGGGCTGAATTGAGGCTCGGCGGTATCCTGCACCCGTTCCCACCAGTTCTGGCCCCCGCACCCGGGGGCCACCTCGCCCACATGATCCCCAAGGAAGCTGCGATGAGCGCGACCCCCAAGAAGACCCCGGCCGCCAAGGCCCCCCGGAACACGCCGGCCACCAAGACGCCCCCACCTGCCCTGCTGGCCCAGGGGGAGTCTCTGCGCGTCCAGATCACCAAGCGCACACTGAGCGAGGCGCTGGGCCTCCTCGAGCGCGTGATCCCCACCCGCAGCACCAACCCCCTCCTGACGATGCTCCGGATGGATGCCAGCGAGACCGGCCTGACCCTGAGCGGCACGAACCTGGAAGTCGACCTGGCCTGCTTCGCCCCTGCAGAAGTGCATCACCCGCAGAGCCTGGTCGTGCCGGCACACCTGTTCGCTCAGGTGGTGCGCAACATGAATGGCGAGCTGATCGAGCTCGCGCTGGAGGGCAAGGAACTCACCGTGCGGGCGGAGGGCAGCGATGTCAAGTTGCAGATCGGCGACGTGGAAGCGTACCCCCCACTGACGTTCCCCCAGGTGGCGGATGCCACGGTGGACGCGGCGGCCCTGTCCAAGGCCCTGGGCAGTGTGCGGTACGCCGCGAGCAACGAGGCCTTCCAGGCCGTTTTCCGGGGCGTCAAGCTTGAACAGCATGCCGCGTTCGCACGGGTGGTGGCGTCGGACGGGTATCGAGTCGCGCTCTACGACTTCCCCTCGACGGGGGAAGGCCAGACGCTGATCATCCCGGCGCGCAGCGTGGACGAGCTGGTGCGGGTCCTGCGCGACGGCGAGGCGCGCTTCACGTACGGAGATGGGCAACTGAGTGTGACCACGACCCGGGTGCGCATGAACCTGAAGCTGCTCGATGGGGCGTTCCCGGACTACGACCGCGTGATCCC from Deinococcus sp. Leaf326 encodes:
- the dnaN gene encoding DNA polymerase III subunit beta is translated as MRVQITKRTLSEALGLLERVIPTRSTNPLLTMLRMDASETGLTLSGTNLEVDLACFAPAEVHHPQSLVVPAHLFAQVVRNMNGELIELALEGKELTVRAEGSDVKLQIGDVEAYPPLTFPQVADATVDAAALSKALGSVRYAASNEAFQAVFRGVKLEQHAAFARVVASDGYRVALYDFPSTGEGQTLIIPARSVDELVRVLRDGEARFTYGDGQLSVTTTRVRMNLKLLDGAFPDYDRVIPKEIKLQVRLPAALLKEAVGRVSVLADRGANNRIEFLIGEGKLRLAAEGDYGRAQDLLDVVQSGTVGTMRLAFNARHVLDALTAIEGDVELLFSGPTSPAIFQPVDQSGYRSVMVTLRV